A single bacterium DNA region contains:
- a CDS encoding acetyl-CoA carboxylase carboxyltransferase subunit alpha, with the protein MSLEPGILDFERPIEQLENRIAELSRFSSTENIDLSDEVTRLKERVVALKTETFANLTPWQRTQLARHSRRPLLSDYLPRLFTNFIELHGDRRFGDDLAIAAGLTKLNGKPVVIIGHRKGKDTKSNLTVNFGMPHPEGYRKACRIMKLAEKFHRPLITFIDTPGAYPGLGAEERGQAEAIAVNLATLSSLRVPIIVVILGEGGSGGALGIGVGDRLLMLSNAIYSVASPEACAAILWKDRDKVEEAAKALALTAKDLSQLGIIDEIIEEPLGGAHRDYDLIAERLKASILKHLEELRKLNLDELIRQRYERLRKIGRFEEIS; encoded by the coding sequence ATATCATTGGAACCAGGCATCCTTGATTTTGAGAGACCGATTGAGCAGTTAGAAAATCGGATAGCGGAATTGTCCCGATTCAGCTCAACGGAAAATATCGATTTGAGTGACGAGGTCACTCGACTTAAAGAGAGGGTAGTCGCTCTAAAGACTGAAACCTTCGCCAACCTCACTCCCTGGCAGCGAACCCAGTTGGCCAGGCATTCCAGAAGACCTCTCCTGAGTGATTATTTGCCCCGGTTGTTTACTAATTTTATCGAGCTTCATGGTGACCGTCGGTTCGGTGATGATTTGGCTATAGCGGCCGGTTTGACTAAATTGAATGGTAAGCCGGTGGTTATTATTGGTCATCGTAAAGGCAAGGACACCAAATCAAATCTGACAGTCAATTTTGGGATGCCCCATCCGGAAGGATATCGAAAGGCTTGCCGAATAATGAAGCTGGCCGAAAAATTCCACCGACCGCTTATCACCTTTATTGACACCCCCGGCGCATATCCGGGCCTGGGGGCCGAGGAGAGGGGACAGGCTGAAGCTATTGCCGTAAACTTAGCTACCTTATCTTCACTTCGAGTGCCTATTATTGTGGTCATTCTTGGCGAGGGGGGAAGTGGAGGCGCCTTAGGCATTGGGGTGGGAGACCGGCTCCTAATGCTTTCCAATGCCATTTACTCGGTCGCCTCCCCTGAGGCGTGTGCCGCTATCTTGTGGAAGGATCGGGATAAAGTTGAAGAGGCGGCCAAGGCATTAGCTCTAACCGCCAAAGATTTGTCCCAATTGGGAATTATCGATGAGATCATTGAAGAACCCTTAGGTGGGGCCCACCGTGACTATGACCTGATAGCCGAAAGACTCAAGGCATCAATTCTTAAACATTTAGAGGAACTTAGAAAACTTAATCTGGACGAGTTGATCCGGCAAAGGTATGAGCGACTTCGAAAGATAGGAAGATTTGAGGAAATCAGTTAA